Proteins encoded together in one Benincasa hispida cultivar B227 chromosome 1, ASM972705v1, whole genome shotgun sequence window:
- the LOC120091456 gene encoding probable pectin methyltransferase QUA3, which produces MGHVNLPASKRNGRQWRLLDIVSAAFFGLVLLFFLLVFTRLGDSLAASGRQTLLLSNADPRQRQRIMELVEAGQKQAIEACPADAVDHMPCEDPRRNSQLSREMNYYRERHCPSPEETPLCLIPPPDGYKIPVQWPESLHKIWHSNMPHNKIADRKGHQGWMKQEGPHFIFPGGGTMFPDGAVQYIEKLGQYIPTKGGILRTALDMGCGVASFGGYLLAEDILTVSFAPRDSHKAQIQFALERGVPAFVAMLGTRKLPFPAFSFDLVHCSRCLIPFTAYNATYFIEVDRLLRPGGFLVISGPPVQWPKQDKEWADLQSVARALCYELIAVDGNTVIWKKPAGDSCLPNQNEFSLELCSESDDPNHAWYVKLNRCVSRTSSAKEEFSVGTIPKWPDRLAKAPPRAGVVKNGLDVFNADSRRWERRVSYYKKSLKLKLGTPAVRNVMDMNAFFGGFAAAIKSDPVWVMNVVPSHKPSTLAAIYDRGLIGVYHDWCEPFSTYPRSYDFIHVSGIESLVKYPGSDKSRCNLVDLLVEMDRFLRPEGTVVIRDHPEVIERVSRIARAVRWTATIHEKEPGSQGREKILVARKNFWKLP; this is translated from the exons ATGGGTCACGTTAACTTGCCGGCTTCCAAGAGAAACGGGCGGCAATGGCGACTTCTTGATATCGTTTCTGCGGCGTTTTTCGGTTTGGTGTTATTGTTCTTTCTTCTCGTTTTCACTCGCCTTGGTGACTCGCTTGCTGCTTCTGGTCGTCAGACTTTGTTGCTTTCTAATGCTGATCCACGGCAGCGTCAGCGGATTATGGAGTTGGTTGAGGCAGGGCAGAAGCAGGCTATTGAAGCTTGCCCTGCCGATGCTGTGGATCACATGCCTTGTGAGGATCCGAGGCGAAATAGCCAATTGAGTAGGGAGATGAATTACTATAGGGAGCGACATTGCCCGTCCCCTGAAGAGACGCCGCTCTGCTTAATTCCACCGCCCGATGGGTATAAAATACCTGTCCAATGGCCGGAGAGCTTGCACAAG ATATGGCACAGCAACATGCCTCACAATAAGATTGCAGACAGGAAAGGACATCAAGGATGGATGAAACAGGAAGGCCCACATTTCATTTTTCCAGGTGGTGGTACCATGTTCCCGGATGGTGCagtgcaatatattgagaaactTGGACAATACATTCCTACAAAGGGTGGCATTTTGAGGACTGCGCTTGATATGGGCTGTGGG GTTGCTAGTTTTGGAGGATATCTGCTTGCCGAGGACATTCTGACTGTGTCATTTGCTCCAAGAGATTCTCATAAAGCACAGATACAATTTGCCTTGGAAAGAGGGGTTCCAGCATTTGTTGCCATGCTTGGAACTCGGAAACTCCCTTTTCCAGCGTTCTCATTTGATTTGGTGCATTGTTCACGTTGTTTGATTCCATTTACTGCATACA ATGCAACATATTTCATTGAAGTTGATCGCTTACTTCGCCCAGGGGGTTTCTTGGTCATATCTGGACCCCCTGTACAATGGCCCAAACAAGACAAAGAATGGGCAGATCTTCAGAGTGTTGCAAGAGCATTATGTTACGAGTTAATTGCTGTGGATGGAAATACCGTCATCTGGAAAAAGCCTGCCGGAGATTCATGTCTTCCTAATCAAAATGAATTTAGTCTTGAATTGTGCAGTGAATCTGATGATCCAAATCACGCATG GTATGTGAAATTAAACAGATGTGTGAGTAGGACGTCTTCAGCCAAGGAAGAGTTCTCTGTTGGGACAATTCCAAAATGGCCGGATAGGCTGGCAAAAGCTCCTCCAAGAGCTGGAGTTGTGAAAAATGGTCTTGATGTGTTCAATGCTGACTCCCGACGGTGGGAAAGGAGGGTCTCTTATTacaaaaaatctttaaaactGAAGCTGGGGACCCCAGCTGTACGCAATGTAATGGATATGAATGCCTTTTTTGGAGGCTTTGCTGCAGCCATAAAATCTGACCCAGTTTGGGTGATGAATGTCGTTCCTTCTCACAAGCCATCCACTTTGGCTGCAATATACGACAGAGGCTTAATTGGAGTTTACCATGACTG GTGCGAGCCTTTCTCAACATACCCACGTTCTTATGATTTTATCCACGTCTCTGGAATTGAATCACTCGTTAAATATCCAGGTTCTGACAAGAGTAG GTGTAACCTAGTTGACCTACTGGTGGAAATGGACCGCTTCTTACGTCCTGAAGGAACTGTAGTGATTAGGGACCATCCCGAAGTTATCGAAAGGGTAAGCCGCATAGCTCGAGCAGTAAGATGGACGGCCACGATACATGAAAAAGAACCTGGATCACAAGGAAGAGAAAAAATTCTTGTTGCAAGAAAAAACTTTTGGAAGCTACCTTGA
- the LOC120085237 gene encoding LOW QUALITY PROTEIN: COP9 signalosome complex subunit 1 (The sequence of the model RefSeq protein was modified relative to this genomic sequence to represent the inferred CDS: inserted 2 bases in 1 codon; substituted 1 base at 1 genomic stop codon) has protein sequence MQGEDEPSGSATMVEDEIYANGTSADDQKRNRPIITGEQLDIEAYASLYSGRTKITRLIFIADHCGAETNQTMQLEALRMAYDEIKKGENALLFREVVPKIDGRLGPNYGMDAAWCEMVERRAEQRKDKLENELNAYRTNLIKESIRMGYNDFGDFYYAHGALGDAFKSYVRTRDYCTTSKHIIHMCMSAILVSIEMGQFTHVTSXVSKAEXTPDALDAITSAKLRCAARLAHLEAKKYKLAARKFLETGPELGSHYNEVIAPQDVATYGGLCALATFDRSELKSKVIDNVNFRNFLELVPVVRELINDFYSSHYASCLDYLGNLKPNLLLDIHLHDHVETLYDQIRHKALIQYTLPFVSVDLHMMANAFKTSIAGLEKELETLITNNQIQARIDSHNKILYARHADQRNATFQRVLQTGSEFDREVRSMLLRANLIKHDYNQRGGSRKI, from the exons ATGCAAGGCGAGGACGAGCCCTCAGGCAGCGCAACGATGGTCGAAGACGAGATCTACGCCAACGGTACAAGCGCCGACGACCAGAagcgcaatagacccattataACTGGCGAACAGCTCGACATTGAAGCCTATGCTAGTCTCTATTCGGGTCGTACCAAGATCACTCGCCTTATCTTCATCGCTGACCACTGCGGCGCCGAGACTAACCAGACGATGCAGCTCGAGGCGCTTCGAATGGCTTACGACGAGATTAAGAAGGGCGAGAACGCTCTGTTGTTCAGGGAAGTTGTGCCGAAGATCGACGGTAGGTTGGGGCCTAACTATGGGATGGATGCCGCTTGGTGTGAGATGGTCGAGCGGAGGGCTGAACAGAGGAAGGATAAGCTCGAGAATGAACTCAATGCGTACAGG ACTAATTTGATAAAAGAAAGTATAAGGATGGGATATAATgattttggagatttttatTACGCTCACGGTGCACTTGGCGATGCTTTTAAAAGTTATGTTCGTACGCGCGATTATTGTACTACATCTAAGCATATCATTCATATGTGCATGAGCGCAATTCTTGTCAGCATAGAGATGGGCCAGTTTACACATGTCACGAG TGTCAGCAAAGCAGAATAGACCCCGGACGCCCTTGATGCAATTACTAGCGCAAAGCTTCGCTGTGCTGCAAGATTGGCTCACTTGGAAGCAAAGAAGTACAAACTTGCTGCTCGCAAG TTTTTGGAGACAGGTCCTGAATTAGGAAGTCATTATAACGAAGTTATCGCACCTCAGGATGTTGCAACGTATGGTGGTCTTTGTGCACTTGCAACCTTTGACCGCTCAGAGCTTAAG TCCAAAGTTATAGACAATGTCAACTTTCGAAATTTCTTAGAGTTGGTTCCTGTAGTCCGAGAGCTGATCAATGATTTCTACTCAAG CCATTATGCATCATGCCTGGACTACCTTGGGAATCTTAAGCCTAACTTATTGCTTGACATTCATTTACATGATCACGTCGAGACGCTTTACGATCAAATACGCCACAAGGCTCTCATCCAGTACACACTCCCATTTGTGTCTGTTGATCTCCACATGATGGCTAATGCTTTTAAAACAAGTATTGCTGGTCTTGAGAAAGAGCTTGAGACACTAATCACTAATAACCAAATCCAG GCAAGAATTGACTCACACAATAAAATTCTTTATGCTCGGCATGCGGATCAGAGGAATGCAACCTTCCAAAGGGTCTTACAGACAGGGAGTGAGTTTGACCGTGAAGTCCGATCAATGCTACTGAGAGCAAATCTTATCAAGCACGACTATAACCAACGAGGAGGATCTAGAAAAATTTGA